ATTTTTGGGCATCCGGGCGCCGCAGTTGATCGATGATCCAGTACAACCGCAACTTCCAACGTAGAACGCCGCGCACCAGTTCGCTGAGCAACGCGCGATCCTCTGCCGGGAGCGGACTGCGATCCAACGTTTGCCGAATCAATAGATCGGCAAAAGCCCCTTGCATCTCGACGCGACAGAGAATCTCCCAAGCCGAACGGCGGGCGCTGTTCATCCGTTTCTCCCACATCTCAGGAGACCGAGCTCTGAAAGCGATCTCCCGGCGCCAGTGGATATCCCCGCAAAAATTCATCGGCGGTCAGGCTCCGTCTCCCCTCCGGCTGCAGCTGTAAAATCTGCAGTGCGCCGTCGCCGGTGGCAATGGTAAAACCGGCGCCGGGTTGAATCTCCACCACTGAACCGGGATCTCCTTGTATCGGTCCGGAGGCCGGCCGCATTCGCTGAAATTTGAATAGGCGGTTCTGGCGATAGCTGTAAACGCCCGGTATCGGCGAAAGACCGCGATAGAGATTGTATATTCTGGCCGTAGGCTGCGTCCAGTCGATGCATCCCATCTCTTTATTAATTTTCGGCGCCGCGGTGGCCACGCCGCTCTGCGGCCGCGCCTGCAGTCTGCCGCTCTCAAGTCCGTCTAAAGTCTCCAGCAGCAGATCAGCTCCGAGCACGGCCAGAGTCTGGTATAATTCGCCGGCGATCATGTCATCCGGAATGGCGATCTCTTTCTGCAGCAAAAGTCGGCCGGTGTCCACCTGCTTTTCTATTAAAAACGTGGTGACTCCGGTTCGGGATTCGCCGTTGAGCAAAGCCCAGTTGATGGGCGCTGCCCCGCGGTAGCTCGGCAGCAGGGAGGCATGCAAATTGATGGCGCCTCGCACCGGCAGAGTGAACACCTCAGGCGGCAGAATACGAAAAGCCACGACAATAAAAACCTCTGCGCCGAATCCCTGCAGCGCGGCGATAAATGCGGGATCGGTCAACGACAGCGGTTGCAGAACCGGCAGACCGGCGCGCTGGGCAGCGAGCTTAACCGGCGAAGCGGTCATCTTTTTGCCCCGGCCCGCCGGCTTGTCCGGAACCGTGACCACAGCCTGCACAGCGTGCGCACTAGCCAGCAACCGTTGCAAAGTGGGGATCGCGAAATCAGGCGATCCCATAAAAACAACCCGCATGCTCAGTTGCCGGTCTCTTCGCTGGTCACCTTACGCGCGATGGAACTGCGGGTGACGCGAATTTTTACATTGTCGGCGATCTTGAGAATGGCGATCTGATCTTTTTTGTCAAAGCCGACGATGGTGCCGAAAATGCCGCCGATGGTCATCACCTGGTCGCCAGACTGAAGGCTGTCGAGCATCTTGCGCATCTCTTTCTGCTTTTTCGCTTGAGGCCGGAAAAGTAAAAAGTACATGATCACGAACATCAGAATGATAGGCAGCAGCATGCCCATGGCGCTGCCTCCACCCTGCTGACCGCCGCTGGGACCTGCCATGGCAAACACACTCAGAAAAGTAGTCATGTCAACCTCCGAATAAATGTTAGAAATCGTTTAAGGATGTCTCGGGCTTATGGGGTATGGCCGCTCGACAATTTCTCCAGCGTCCTTTTCTTGAATGCGCGGAAACGGCCCTGCCAGATGGCCTGACGCGCCGCATCCATCAGCCGAATATAAAAATACACATTGTGCAGGCTGATCAAACGCAGCACCAACAGCTCCTCAGCCTGAAACAGATGCCGTAAATAGGCGCGGGTGAACGTACGGCAGGTGTAACAGTCGCATTCCGGATCGAGGGGCTGGAAGGCCTCTCTGAATTTTGCGTTCTTGATGACGATCTGGCCATGCGAAGTAAAGGCGGTGCCGTTGCGGCCGTTGCGCGTCGGCATGATGCAGTCGAACATGTCGATGCCCCGTTCTATGCCTTCCAAAAGATCCTCAGGCTTGCCCACGCCCATCAGGTAGCGCGGTTTATTCGGCGGCAACGACCGGCAGCAGAGCTCGGTCATTTCATACATGGCCTGTTTCGGTTCGCCCACCGATAGACCGCCGATCGCATATCCGGGAAAATCCATGTCAATAAGTCGGTGCACGCTCTCACTGCGCAGATCTTCATAAACGCTCC
This portion of the bacterium genome encodes:
- a CDS encoding 16S rRNA (cytosine(967)-C(5))-methyltransferase RsmB, which translates into the protein MNSARRSAWEILCRVEMQGAFADLLIRQTLDRSPLPAEDRALLSELVRGVLRWKLRLYWIIDQLRRPDAQK
- a CDS encoding methionyl-tRNA formyltransferase, translating into MRVVFMGSPDFAIPTLQRLLASAHAVQAVVTVPDKPAGRGKKMTASPVKLAAQRAGLPVLQPLSLTDPAFIAALQGFGAEVFIVVAFRILPPEVFTLPVRGAINLHASLLPSYRGAAPINWALLNGESRTGVTTFLIEKQVDTGRLLLQKEIAIPDDMIAGELYQTLAVLGADLLLETLDGLESGRLQARPQSGVATAAPKINKEMGCIDWTQPTARIYNLYRGLSPIPGVYSYRQNRLFKFQRMRPASGPIQGDPGSVVEIQPGAGFTIATGDGALQILQLQPEGRRSLTADEFLRGYPLAPGDRFQSSVS
- the yajC gene encoding preprotein translocase subunit YajC, producing MTTFLSVFAMAGPSGGQQGGGSAMGMLLPIILMFVIMYFLLFRPQAKKQKEMRKMLDSLQSGDQVMTIGGIFGTIVGFDKKDQIAILKIADNVKIRVTRSSIARKVTSEETGN